The Phycisphaeraceae bacterium genome has a window encoding:
- a CDS encoding c-type cytochrome, whose translation MKSNRAEPESRVPQPGRQSQGRKWIVAAGVLLAAAVVTLVIVTPRRPREEGRPNPSSNAMTTGGAPASAAHEPGAAATMTGGGRTVTRILPAAAFGLGEGESLDWRIPPGRTIVQIEVTLEPRHITRAAVGAAVRHARVSIENGGVTVAHGQAGEEPVEVWSKPQTLGAGNRRWTFTIEYDQPPAAFRALWKPDGALAAQPLPIDSVGWLRVDHVSEGLSLVRDLSCAACDVAESARWRALLAPPAAPLLAGEGRRPYPAGWLRRWIADPAATRPGSAMPSVMRRATENEIEDVIHFVRSLANAEPGAARESNRVEASTDAATVQAGLVAYHRVGCVACHGPLNESPGGGLVVVPTEGEYVALGDVGSKWTISELRQFLREPSARHPSGRMPDLMLTHAEADTIGRYLIARLGSAVPAETPVDPQRVARGRDAFASMGCAACHVVEARAGGASAGDHSAAAVVRSTLVAPSMEQVAAAPDGGCLAESGDHAGVRYDLSWRDRRAIRAFLEVVADAAGSGALADGEATSAPGDDLVATLRSLNCLACHEFHDAGGPEPAIARYFTTSAPGDLGLEGRLPPDLSHVGARLTESWLREVLLEHQRARPWLHTRMPRYDADRVARLPELFRTASGVDAMRSVAPPMPSEEQIATGRQLVGVGGLNCISCHSIAGRPSTGTPGPDLARMTHRLRYEHFVTWLLDPRAVRPDTRMPSFFVGGQSAAIGFYEGDPVRQIEAIWAYLSQGAALTLPDGLPPASAFQMSATDEPVVVRMLLPGGGAGAGGVAGSMGARVVLLGFPENVHLAFDPDRARLMYVWEGEFIDAAGRWAARAGQAASDPPPGWNAPTGPVLVVGDPVPRDWLTRPSGARFAGYRLDARRHPILLWELGSGDALYRVEERPTPQRGGAPGLRRHFVVTGPPGGVVHLNVGAGQRVVEVVRGSVEPADASGLARATMDEAGRLDVVVEVRW comes from the coding sequence GTGAAGTCGAACCGTGCCGAGCCGGAGTCGCGCGTGCCGCAGCCAGGTCGTCAGTCGCAGGGACGGAAGTGGATCGTGGCGGCGGGCGTGCTGCTCGCGGCGGCGGTGGTGACGCTGGTCATCGTGACGCCCCGGCGACCACGCGAGGAAGGACGGCCGAATCCATCCTCGAACGCGATGACGACAGGCGGCGCGCCCGCCAGTGCGGCGCACGAACCGGGGGCCGCGGCGACGATGACCGGGGGCGGCCGCACCGTGACGCGCATTCTGCCGGCGGCGGCGTTCGGACTGGGCGAGGGCGAGTCGCTGGATTGGCGCATCCCGCCGGGGCGGACGATTGTGCAGATCGAAGTGACGCTGGAGCCGCGGCACATCACGCGGGCCGCGGTGGGGGCGGCGGTGCGTCACGCGCGCGTGTCGATCGAGAACGGCGGCGTCACGGTGGCGCACGGGCAGGCGGGGGAGGAGCCGGTCGAGGTGTGGTCGAAGCCGCAGACGCTGGGGGCCGGGAACCGTCGGTGGACGTTCACGATCGAGTACGACCAGCCGCCGGCGGCGTTCCGGGCATTGTGGAAGCCGGACGGCGCGCTGGCGGCCCAACCGCTGCCGATCGACTCGGTGGGCTGGCTGCGGGTGGATCACGTGTCGGAAGGGTTGTCGCTGGTGCGTGACCTGTCGTGCGCCGCGTGCGACGTTGCGGAGAGTGCGCGATGGCGGGCCTTGCTGGCGCCGCCGGCCGCGCCGCTGCTGGCGGGCGAAGGGCGAAGGCCGTACCCCGCCGGCTGGCTGCGGCGGTGGATCGCCGATCCCGCCGCGACCAGGCCGGGCAGCGCGATGCCGTCCGTGATGCGGCGCGCGACGGAGAACGAGATCGAGGATGTGATCCACTTCGTGCGGTCGCTGGCGAACGCTGAGCCGGGCGCGGCGCGTGAATCGAACCGCGTGGAAGCATCAACGGATGCGGCGACGGTTCAGGCCGGGCTTGTCGCCTACCACCGCGTGGGCTGCGTGGCGTGTCATGGCCCGCTGAACGAGTCGCCGGGCGGCGGGCTGGTGGTGGTGCCGACGGAAGGGGAGTACGTGGCGCTGGGCGACGTGGGAAGCAAGTGGACGATATCGGAGTTGCGGCAGTTTCTGCGCGAGCCGTCGGCACGTCATCCATCAGGACGCATGCCCGACCTGATGCTCACCCACGCGGAGGCGGACACCATCGGGCGCTATCTCATCGCCCGGCTGGGCAGTGCAGTTCCCGCGGAAACGCCCGTCGATCCGCAGCGAGTCGCCCGCGGCCGGGACGCCTTCGCCTCGATGGGCTGCGCGGCGTGCCACGTCGTCGAGGCGCGGGCGGGCGGCGCATCGGCGGGCGATCACTCCGCCGCCGCGGTGGTGCGATCGACGCTCGTCGCGCCCTCGATGGAGCAGGTCGCGGCTGCGCCGGATGGCGGCTGTCTGGCGGAGTCGGGCGATCATGCGGGCGTTCGTTACGACCTGTCGTGGCGGGATCGGCGTGCGATTCGCGCGTTTCTGGAGGTGGTTGCCGACGCGGCCGGCAGTGGTGCGTTGGCGGACGGTGAGGCGACTTCCGCGCCGGGAGATGATCTCGTCGCAACACTCCGTTCGCTCAACTGCCTGGCGTGCCACGAGTTTCACGATGCGGGCGGGCCGGAGCCGGCCATCGCGCGGTACTTCACGACGTCAGCGCCGGGTGACCTGGGTTTGGAGGGACGTTTGCCGCCGGACCTGTCCCACGTGGGGGCGCGGCTGACGGAATCGTGGTTGCGCGAGGTGCTGCTGGAGCACCAGCGGGCGCGGCCGTGGCTGCACACGCGCATGCCGCGCTACGACGCGGATCGGGTGGCGCGACTGCCGGAGTTGTTCCGTACGGCGTCGGGCGTGGATGCGATGCGGAGCGTCGCGCCACCCATGCCCAGCGAAGAGCAGATCGCCACCGGGCGGCAACTGGTGGGTGTGGGGGGGCTGAACTGCATCTCGTGCCATTCGATCGCGGGGCGGCCATCGACGGGCACGCCGGGGCCGGACCTGGCCCGCATGACGCATCGTCTGCGGTATGAGCACTTCGTCACCTGGCTGCTCGATCCGCGCGCGGTGCGCCCCGACACGCGCATGCCGAGTTTCTTCGTGGGCGGGCAGTCGGCGGCGATCGGCTTCTATGAAGGCGACCCGGTCAGGCAGATCGAGGCCATCTGGGCGTACCTGTCCCAGGGGGCGGCGCTCACGCTGCCGGATGGTCTGCCGCCCGCGAGTGCATTTCAGATGTCGGCGACGGATGAGCCGGTGGTGGTGCGGATGCTGTTGCCGGGCGGCGGCGCGGGTGCGGGGGGTGTGGCGGGGAGCATGGGGGCCCGCGTCGTGCTGCTTGGGTTCCCCGAGAATGTTCACTTGGCTTTCGACCCCGACCGGGCACGGCTGATGTACGTGTGGGAAGGCGAGTTCATCGACGCGGCGGGACGCTGGGCGGCTCGCGCGGGACAGGCAGCGTCCGATCCGCCGCCCGGCTGGAACGCGCCGACAGGGCCGGTCCTTGTCGTGGGTGATCCGGTCCCGCGGGACTGGCTGACACGCCCGAGCGGCGCTCGCTTCGCCGGTTACCGGCTCGATGCACGGCGGCATCCGATCCTGCTCTGGGAACTGGGATCGGGTGATGCGCTGTACCGCGTCGAGGAACGCCCAACCCCGCAGCGCGGTGGCGCCCCCGGCCTGCGCCGCCATTTCGTGGTCACCGGCCCACCGGGCGGGGTGGTCCATCTCAATGTCGGCGCGGGTCAGCGCGTGGTGGAGGTTGTCCGCGGAAGCGTCGAGCCCGCGGACGCGAGCGGCCTGGCTCGCGCGACGATGGATGAAGCGGGGCGACTCGACGTGGTGGTGGAGGTGCGATGGTGA
- a CDS encoding proline--tRNA ligase: protein MSHQHSSKPQSAISPTRAEDYPEWYQQVIRAADLAENSPVRGCMVIKPWGYALWENMQRVLDGMFKSTGHRNAYFPLFIPLSYLAKEAEHVEGFAKECAVVTHHRLIHDPRTGGLMPDPAAALEEPLVVRPTSETIIGEMFAKWVQSYRDLPLLINQWCNVVRWEMRTRLFLRTAEFLWQEGHTAHATREEAVEETVRMLNVYADFAENWMAMPVIKGRKSEGERFPGAVDTYCIEALMQDRKALQAGTSHFLGQNFARSSDIRFLDQSGQQVHAWTTSWGVSTRLIGGLLMTHSDDDGLVLPPRLAPTHVVIIPIMHKAENEEALRNYCQKIADDLKTTLYHDRAVQVEIDWRDGRGGDKVWSWIKKGVPLRVEVGPRDMASDSVFVGRRDRGPKEKQSIPRAQFVEGVKAMLDDIQAGLLARARAFREANTRIIDGQADFRDFFKSDAAGGGFALTHFCNDPAVEKQIKDDLGVTLRCIPLESPDGPGTCPFTGQPSPQRVVWAKAY from the coding sequence ATGTCCCACCAGCATTCATCCAAGCCCCAATCCGCCATCTCCCCCACCCGCGCCGAGGACTACCCGGAGTGGTACCAGCAGGTCATCCGGGCCGCGGACCTGGCGGAGAACTCGCCGGTGCGTGGATGCATGGTCATCAAGCCGTGGGGGTACGCGCTGTGGGAGAACATGCAGCGCGTGCTGGATGGCATGTTCAAGTCCACCGGCCACCGCAACGCCTACTTTCCGCTGTTCATCCCGCTCTCGTACCTGGCCAAGGAGGCCGAGCACGTCGAGGGCTTCGCCAAGGAGTGCGCGGTGGTCACGCACCACCGGCTGATTCACGACCCCAGGACCGGCGGGCTGATGCCCGATCCCGCCGCCGCGCTGGAAGAGCCGCTCGTCGTCCGCCCCACCAGCGAAACGATCATCGGCGAGATGTTCGCCAAGTGGGTGCAGAGCTACCGCGACCTGCCCCTGCTCATCAACCAGTGGTGCAACGTGGTGCGCTGGGAGATGCGCACGCGGCTGTTTCTGCGCACCGCGGAGTTCCTGTGGCAGGAGGGACACACCGCTCACGCCACCCGCGAGGAAGCGGTCGAAGAAACCGTCCGCATGCTCAACGTCTACGCCGACTTCGCGGAGAACTGGATGGCCATGCCCGTCATCAAGGGCCGCAAGAGCGAGGGCGAGCGCTTCCCCGGCGCGGTGGACACCTACTGCATCGAGGCCCTCATGCAGGACCGCAAGGCCCTTCAGGCGGGCACATCCCACTTCCTCGGGCAGAACTTCGCCAGGTCGTCGGACATCAGGTTCCTCGACCAATCGGGCCAGCAGGTCCACGCCTGGACCACATCCTGGGGCGTCTCCACGCGCCTGATCGGCGGCCTGCTGATGACCCACTCGGATGATGACGGCCTGGTGCTGCCGCCGCGGCTGGCGCCCACCCACGTCGTCATCATCCCCATCATGCACAAGGCGGAGAACGAGGAAGCCCTGCGCAACTACTGCCAGAAGATCGCGGATGACCTGAAGACCACGCTCTACCACGACCGCGCGGTGCAGGTGGAGATCGACTGGCGCGACGGGCGCGGCGGCGACAAGGTCTGGTCCTGGATCAAGAAGGGCGTGCCCCTGCGCGTGGAAGTCGGCCCGCGCGACATGGCGAGCGATTCGGTCTTCGTCGGACGCCGCGACCGCGGGCCGAAGGAGAAGCAGTCCATCCCGCGGGCCCAGTTCGTCGAAGGCGTCAAGGCGATGCTGGATGACATCCAGGCCGGCCTGCTCGCCAGGGCCCGCGCCTTCCGCGAGGCCAACACCCGCATCATCGACGGCCAGGCCGACTTCCGCGACTTCTTCAAGTCCGACGCCGCCGGCGGCGGCTTCGCGCTCACGCACTTCTGCAACGACCCGGCGGTGGAGAAGCAGATCAAGGATGACCTGGGCGTCACCCTCCGCTGCATCCCGCTCGAAAGCCCCGACGGGCCCGGCACGTGCCCGTTCACCGGCCAACCCAGCCCGCAGCGGGTGGTGTGGGCGAAGGCGTACTGA
- the mnmA gene encoding tRNA 2-thiouridine(34) synthase MnmA, with product MSGGVDSSVAAALLLRQGYDVVGVFMRLGSPGETLDELIEQSEPLEQSEPRPSGSGCSLAGAGSLPHGRGSHGEGVDRRQDGSGCADTRDAERRATRKPRTIRIGHQGCCSINDAADARLVAAHLGIPFYVVNFKKEFGRIIDYFVGEYNAGRTPNPCVRCNDWLKFGKLHEYARQIDADYVASGHYARIVPSPLSGGGRGAGGGGAFRLLRGLDHSKDQSYVLFGAPRHRLAEMLLPIGEMHKSHVRALAKEWGLPVFDKPDSQEICFVPDNDYAGLVARRAPQAVAAGPVVDTHGNTLGEHPGHQHFTIGQRKGLGVSVGHPLYVIRKDAASNTIVVGSKDELRATSCIAGEVNWLVEREASRDRGVEVSRDRQGAVLPDADGWIRCTAKIRYNAKPVPAWMRAAPVVHGRDARATGLEDGRRDPHHVDLIEVRFDQPQEAVAPGQAVVCYDGDVVLCGGWIREAG from the coding sequence ATGTCCGGCGGCGTGGATTCGTCCGTCGCCGCGGCGCTGCTGCTGCGCCAGGGGTACGATGTGGTGGGGGTGTTCATGCGGCTGGGCTCGCCGGGCGAGACGCTGGATGAACTGATCGAGCAGAGTGAGCCGCTCGAGCAGAGTGAGCCGCGACCGTCAGGGAGCGGTTGTTCGCTCGCCGGGGCGGGGTCGCTCCCTCACGGTCGCGGTTCGCATGGTGAGGGGGTTGATCGGCGCCAGGATGGCAGCGGGTGCGCTGACACGCGCGACGCGGAGCGTCGCGCCACCCGGAAGCCGCGCACCATCCGCATCGGCCACCAGGGCTGCTGCTCCATCAACGACGCGGCGGACGCCCGTCTGGTCGCGGCGCACCTGGGCATTCCGTTCTACGTGGTCAACTTCAAGAAGGAGTTCGGCCGCATCATTGATTACTTCGTGGGCGAGTACAACGCCGGGCGCACCCCCAACCCCTGCGTGCGCTGCAACGACTGGCTGAAGTTCGGCAAACTGCACGAGTACGCGCGGCAGATCGACGCCGACTACGTGGCCAGCGGCCACTATGCGCGCATCGTCCCCTCTCCCTTGTCCGGGGGCGGGAGAGGGGCCGGGGGTGGGGGCGCCTTTCGCCTGCTCCGCGGGCTCGACCACTCGAAGGATCAGAGTTACGTCCTCTTCGGCGCGCCGCGCCATCGTCTGGCCGAGATGCTGCTGCCCATCGGCGAGATGCACAAGTCGCACGTGCGGGCGCTGGCGAAGGAGTGGGGACTGCCCGTCTTCGACAAGCCCGACTCGCAGGAGATCTGCTTCGTCCCCGACAACGACTACGCCGGGCTGGTCGCCCGCCGCGCGCCGCAGGCGGTCGCCGCCGGCCCCGTGGTGGATACGCACGGCAACACGCTCGGCGAGCATCCGGGGCATCAGCACTTCACCATCGGCCAGCGCAAGGGGCTGGGCGTGTCCGTGGGCCACCCGCTCTACGTCATCCGCAAGGATGCGGCGAGCAACACCATCGTGGTCGGTTCGAAGGATGAACTCCGCGCAACATCATGCATCGCCGGTGAAGTGAACTGGCTGGTGGAGAGGGAGGCATCGAGGGATCGAGGCGTCGAAGTGAGCCGCGACCGCCAGGGAGCGGTACTGCCCGACGCCGACGGCTGGATCCGATGCACCGCCAAGATCCGCTACAACGCGAAGCCCGTGCCGGCCTGGATGCGCGCGGCGCCGGTCGTTCACGGGCGAGACGCCCGTGCCACCGGGTTGGAGGATGGCAGGCGTGATCCCCACCACGTCGACCTGATCGAAGTCCGCTTCGATCAGCCGCAGGAGGCCGTCGCGCCCGGTCAGGCCGTGGTGTGCTACGACGGCGACGTCGTCCTCTGCGGCGGGTGGATTCGCGAAGCAGGATGA
- the dacB gene encoding D-alanyl-D-alanine carboxypeptidase/D-alanyl-D-alanine-endopeptidase, producing MLRSRRLALLASLLMLALVLPAWADLQDEVARAINQSGLRGATIAISIRDPDTDRTLVRVNDRQPMIPASNMKLLTTGAALHVLGPDFAFETRIVLQGDRLIVIGDGDPGLGDPELLPMVAAGDKQGVTIEEFLQLLVAPIAERITGPISELIVDDRVFDRAFFHPGWPRDQLQFRYCAQVAGLNFHLNILHFFPVPQRDQKPDVSRFEPHAPWLDLTSNRATSNPDPKIGNTFGVARPIDANRFTFLGNVKEPAREPVRVTLHDAPDFFARLLADRLNKRGVRVAAARAASDADAFDPDRQTIVAPLVRTPIGTAITRCNRESYNLYAECLLKRAGHAVTNGNQPGSWANGAAAVRLAAQQRLTDPTLLDDLIVSDGSGLSRDNRVSAALLTAWLGSFHRDPQRGGPFIDSLAVGGVSGTLENRFKDAQFSGFTIHAKSGFINEVSCLSGYVTAADGRRLCFSVLVNDIRAGGVAAARTLQEAVVAAIARELAAAAKVEIGG from the coding sequence ATGCTCCGATCGCGCCGCCTCGCCCTGCTCGCCTCCCTGCTGATGCTCGCCCTGGTCCTGCCCGCGTGGGCGGACCTGCAGGACGAGGTCGCCCGCGCCATCAACCAGTCCGGGCTTCGCGGCGCCACCATCGCCATCTCCATCCGCGACCCCGACACCGATCGCACGCTGGTCCGCGTCAACGACCGCCAGCCCATGATCCCCGCCAGCAACATGAAACTGCTCACCACCGGCGCCGCCCTGCACGTGCTGGGGCCGGACTTCGCCTTCGAAACCCGCATCGTGCTCCAGGGCGATCGCCTCATCGTCATCGGCGACGGCGACCCCGGACTCGGCGACCCCGAGCTCCTGCCCATGGTCGCCGCCGGCGACAAGCAGGGCGTCACCATCGAGGAGTTCCTCCAGCTCCTCGTCGCACCCATCGCCGAGCGCATCACCGGACCCATCAGCGAGTTGATCGTCGATGACCGCGTCTTCGACCGCGCCTTCTTCCACCCCGGCTGGCCCAGGGACCAGCTCCAGTTCCGCTACTGCGCCCAGGTGGCGGGGCTGAACTTCCACCTCAACATCCTCCACTTCTTCCCCGTGCCGCAGCGCGACCAGAAGCCCGACGTCTCCCGCTTCGAGCCGCACGCACCCTGGCTCGACCTCACCAGCAACCGCGCCACCTCCAACCCCGACCCCAAGATCGGCAACACCTTCGGCGTCGCACGACCCATCGACGCCAACCGCTTCACCTTCCTTGGCAATGTCAAGGAGCCGGCCCGCGAGCCCGTCCGCGTCACCCTGCACGACGCCCCGGACTTCTTCGCACGGCTGCTGGCCGACCGCCTGAACAAACGCGGCGTCCGCGTCGCCGCCGCCCGCGCCGCCAGCGACGCCGACGCCTTCGACCCCGACCGCCAGACCATCGTCGCACCCCTCGTCCGCACACCCATCGGCACCGCCATCACCCGCTGCAACCGCGAAAGCTACAACCTCTACGCCGAGTGCCTGCTCAAGCGGGCGGGTCACGCCGTCACCAACGGCAATCAACCCGGCTCGTGGGCCAACGGCGCCGCCGCCGTCCGCCTGGCCGCCCAGCAGCGACTGACCGACCCCACCCTCCTTGATGACCTCATCGTCTCCGACGGCTCCGGCCTCAGCCGCGACAACCGCGTCTCCGCCGCCCTGCTCACCGCCTGGCTCGGCTCCTTCCACCGCGACCCCCAGCGCGGCGGCCCGTTCATCGACTCGCTCGCCGTCGGCGGCGTCAGCGGCACGCTCGAAAACCGCTTCAAGGACGCCCAGTTCAGCGGATTCACCATCCACGCCAAGAGCGGATTCATCAACGAGGTCAGCTGCCTCTCCGGCTACGTCACCGCCGCCGACGGACGCCGCCTCTGCTTCAGCGTCCTCGTCAACGACATCCGCGCCGGCGGCGTCGCCGCCGCCCGCACCCTCCAGGAAGCCGTGGTCGCCGCCATCGCCCGCGAACTCGCCGCCGCCGCCAAGGTCGAGATCGGCGGCTAA